The stretch of DNA GTCCACGCCGTCGTCGTAGACCAGCTCGGCGACGGTCACGGGCGACGTCGTGTCGGGTTGCACGTCGGAGTGGGCGCCGCAGCCGAAGCCGACGTCGACCACCGAGCCGTCGGCAGGCGAGTACTCGTTGCCGCACACCCCGAACGCGCCGCGCAGCGAACCGGCGATCGGGAAGAAGAAGCCGCAGGTGCCGCACGGTGCTGGGGCGGCGCGGGCCATGTCGGTGGCCGGGCCGCGCGGGCCCTCGTGCCAGCGCCGGGCGGCCTCCTCGCGCCCGTAGCGGGACAGCACGAGCCGGCGGCCGAGGCCCACCTCGCGGGCGACCTCCTCGACGGCCGGATCGTCGGAGGCGATGTAGCCGGGCACGAGTCGCGGGTCGTCCTGCGGGGCGGGCAGCAGATCGCCGACACCGAGGTCGCCCGGTCGCACGCGCTCCTCCCACGGCACCCAGTCGGGAGCCACCAGGGCGTCGGGGCCGGGGATGAGGACGACCTCGCTGACCGTGACGGGCGCGTCGTCGCCCGCGG from Pseudonocardia cypriaca encodes:
- a CDS encoding DUF3027 domain-containing protein; the protein is MNAVPTLDPPTRLVDAVEQARAAAVEEAAADLGPQAADGAVGEHLEAVPEGPAAVSHHFAATQGGYQGWRWSVTLATAGDDAPVTVSEVVLIPGPDALVAPDWVPWEERVRPGDLGVGDLLPAPQDDPRLVPGYIASDDPAVEEVAREVGLGRRLVLSRYGREEAARRWHEGPRGPATDMARAAPAPCGTCGFFFPIAGSLRGAFGVCGNEYSPADGSVVDVGFGCGAHSDVQPDTTSPVTVAELVYDDGVDLEPIR